A window of the Microscilla marina ATCC 23134 genome harbors these coding sequences:
- a CDS encoding ATP-grasp domain-containing protein — MELRTRNNTQHIQPKVYILHENNEWFEPLKEELELLGVPYESWFIHEGRIDLSQAPPEGIFFSRMSASSHTRNHRFAIEFTETILAWLEAHGRRVINGTAALRLEESKAKQHIALQQHGIQTPKTYVVSGKQAALDAARKLGDAPFIVKPNRGGKGLGVQLFHSLESFELALDDYLNVLASVDGIYLIQEYIKPKGGHINRVEFINGQLYYAVEVDTSQGFELCPADACNNRALDNSEAPKEKFRIIDNYQHPYLARFEQFLQTNQVEVASIEYLQAADGEIYVYDINTNTNYNWRAEQKSTSGALKGTRKLAEFLFDEWSEIKQPQLATSF, encoded by the coding sequence ATGGAACTAAGAACTAGAAATAATACCCAACATATACAGCCAAAAGTTTACATTTTACACGAAAATAATGAGTGGTTTGAGCCTTTGAAAGAAGAATTGGAACTATTGGGGGTGCCCTACGAAAGTTGGTTTATCCACGAAGGGCGCATTGACCTGAGCCAGGCACCACCCGAAGGCATATTTTTTAGTCGAATGAGTGCTTCTTCGCATACCCGTAACCATCGGTTTGCAATAGAGTTTACCGAAACGATTCTGGCTTGGCTAGAAGCCCACGGACGACGGGTGATCAATGGAACGGCGGCTTTGAGGCTGGAAGAAAGCAAGGCCAAACAACATATAGCCCTACAGCAACACGGCATTCAAACTCCTAAAACCTACGTGGTAAGTGGTAAACAAGCGGCGCTGGATGCTGCCCGTAAACTAGGTGATGCCCCTTTTATTGTAAAACCTAACCGTGGCGGCAAGGGTTTGGGGGTGCAATTGTTTCACTCGCTTGAGAGTTTTGAGCTTGCCTTAGACGATTACCTCAATGTATTGGCTTCAGTAGACGGTATTTACCTTATTCAAGAGTATATCAAACCCAAGGGTGGACACATCAACCGGGTAGAGTTTATAAATGGGCAACTTTATTATGCGGTTGAGGTGGACACCTCGCAAGGGTTTGAGCTTTGCCCTGCCGATGCTTGCAACAACCGGGCACTGGACAATAGTGAAGCACCCAAAGAAAAGTTTAGAATCATAGACAATTACCAGCACCCTTACCTGGCGCGTTTCGAGCAGTTTTTACAAACCAATCAGGTAGAGGTAGCTTCTATAGAGTACCTGCAGGCAGCAGACGGAGAAATATATGTATACGATATTAACACGAACACTAATTATAATTGGAGGGCTGAACAAAAGTCTACCAGCGGAGCGTTGAAGGGCACCCGCAAACTGGCGGAGTTTTTATTTGATGAATGGAGCGAAATCAAACAACCTCAGTTGGCGACAAGCTTTTAG
- a CDS encoding OmpH family outer membrane protein produces the protein MKNQILVIFNLLLLLGVIGYLALKPTQNHRIAYVRSAELMDKYLGVKEARLQYNKQLTAWKVGADTLEKRVNATMNFISHQKSSLNDQQLKQLQVEMQRRRADLDRYQLNIQKKAASKEQKLFGGAVKQINSFVEQYAKEKGYSVVLGTTNAGNLMYGDKALDITEEVLTALNQSYKQ, from the coding sequence ATGAAAAATCAAATACTCGTTATTTTTAACCTCCTCCTCTTACTAGGGGTCATTGGTTACCTGGCGCTAAAGCCCACCCAAAATCATCGGATTGCTTATGTACGTTCTGCCGAACTTATGGATAAGTACCTGGGGGTAAAAGAAGCACGGTTGCAATACAACAAGCAGTTAACCGCGTGGAAAGTAGGGGCTGATACCCTTGAAAAACGCGTAAATGCCACGATGAACTTTATCAGTCACCAAAAAAGCAGCTTGAATGATCAACAGCTCAAGCAGCTACAGGTAGAGATGCAGCGAAGAAGGGCAGACCTGGACAGGTACCAGTTAAACATACAAAAAAAAGCCGCCAGCAAGGAGCAAAAACTTTTTGGAGGAGCAGTTAAACAGATCAACAGTTTTGTAGAGCAATACGCCAAAGAAAAAGGCTATAGTGTGGTACTGGGTACTACCAATGCAGGCAACCTGATGTATGGTGACAAAGCCCTGGACATTACAGAAGAAGTATTGACTGCACTTAACCAAAGTTACAAACAATGA